The following coding sequences lie in one Arachis ipaensis cultivar K30076 chromosome B05, Araip1.1, whole genome shotgun sequence genomic window:
- the LOC107641846 gene encoding eukaryotic translation initiation factor 5A-like: MSDEEHHFEAKGDAGASKTYPQQAGTIRKNAYIVIKNRPCKVVEVSTSKTGKHGHAKCHFVGIDIFTGKKLEDIVPSSHNCDVPHVNRTDYQLIDISEDGFVSLLTETGSTKDDLKLPSDESLLSQIKDGFAEGKDLVVSVMSSMGEEQICGLKDIGPK; the protein is encoded by the exons ATGTCTGATGAGGAGCACCATTTCGAGGCTAAGGGTGATGCAGGAGCATCAAAAACATATCCACAACAAGCTGGAACCATTAGGAAGAATGCTTACATTGTAATCAAAAACAGACCTTGCAAG GTTGTAGAGGTTTCAACTTCGAAAACTGGGAAGCATGGACACGCGAAGTGTCACTTTGTTGGTATTGACATCTTCACTGGGAAGAAGCTTGAAGATATTGTCCCATCTTCCCATAACTGTGAT GTTCCTCATGTCAACCGAACTGACTACCAGCTCATTGATATCTCCGAGGATGGATTT GTGAGTCTGCTCACTGAGACGGGTAGCACTAAGGATGATCTTAAGCTTCCAAGTGATGAAAGTCTGCTTTCACAG ATCAAGGATGGATTTGCTGAGGGTAAGGATTTGGTCGTGTCAGTTATGTCTTCCATGGGTGAGGAGCAGATTTGTGGCCTTAAGGACATTGGCCCCAAGTAG
- the LOC107640560 gene encoding uncharacterized protein LOC107640560 produces MEFSMEEGVVPMGVELVNQLHERLRPVRLSSGREDNVVWKFENKGIFSTSSVIHAIQAETLSTEITSYSFTSSIWKGFVPPRIELFGWFVLVGRVNTKERLTKIGVNILGDSMCVLCTKELESVEHLFLKCEVTWQVWCKWLRSLGREWVTPETVKELFESWHGMHNRQQGQKMWMTVFFVVISNIWLERNARIFKNARASLEVIHTRTVTSYTEWSGGDPGGG; encoded by the coding sequence ATGGAATTTTCAATGGAGGAGGgagttgttccaatgggagtGGAACTTGTCAATCAGCTTCATGAGAGGTTAAGGCCAGTGAGGTTGTCATCAGGTAGGGAGGATAATGTGGTGTGGAAGTTTGAAAATAAAGGTATTTTCTCTACTAGTTCTGTGATACATGCTATACAAGCGGAGACACTGTCAACTGAGATAACGAGTTATAGCTTCACGAGTTCCATTTGGAAAGGTTTCGTACCTCCGCGAATTGAGCTCTTTGGGTGGTTTGTGCTAGTTGGTAGAGTTAACACCAAGGAGCGGCTGACTAAAATAGGAGTCAACATTCTGGGTGATAGTATGTGTGTACTGTGTACCAAGGAATTAGAATCTGTTGAGCATTTATTCCTTAAGTGTGAGgtaacatggcaggtgtggtgcaagTGGTTGAGGTCACTAGGAAGAGAGTGGGTGACTCCCGAAACCGTTAAAGAATTGTTCGAGAGTTGGCATGGCATGCATAATAGACAACAAGGGCAGAAGATGTGGATGACAGTGTTCTTTGTAGTGATTTCGAACATCTGGTTGGAAAGGAATGCACGAATCTTTAAGAATGCAAGAGCAAGTCTGGAGGTCATTCACACAAGGACGGTGACGAGTTACACAGAATGGAGTGGTGGTGATCCTGGGGGAGGCTGA